Proteins encoded together in one Deinococcus hopiensis KR-140 window:
- a CDS encoding flavin reductase family protein, producing MSNASEIHSFDFAALSAAERYKLVTGVVVPRPIAWVSTLGVGRAVNLAPYSFFGLMGSDPAVVAFAPGDRPDGTPKDTALNIGSGGEFTVNLVSDELAATMNATATEFPHGTDEAGVLGIPLAPGTYVRVPRVAASPAALECREARTVTIGRTRVILGEVLGLLLRADALTDPAKLYVDTTALDLVGRMGGRGTYTRTRDTFVLDRIPYAQWQQAQEREGPQD from the coding sequence ATGTCCAACGCCTCCGAGATTCATTCTTTCGACTTCGCCGCCCTCTCGGCCGCCGAGCGCTACAAGCTCGTCACGGGCGTGGTGGTGCCCCGGCCCATTGCCTGGGTCAGCACGCTGGGCGTGGGCAGAGCGGTGAACCTGGCGCCGTATTCCTTTTTCGGGTTGATGGGCTCGGACCCCGCCGTGGTGGCCTTCGCTCCCGGAGACCGCCCGGACGGCACCCCAAAAGACACGGCGCTGAACATCGGTTCCGGCGGCGAGTTCACCGTCAACCTGGTAAGTGACGAACTCGCCGCCACCATGAACGCCACGGCCACCGAGTTTCCCCACGGCACGGACGAGGCGGGGGTGCTGGGCATCCCGCTCGCGCCCGGCACGTATGTGCGCGTGCCGCGCGTAGCCGCGAGCCCCGCCGCGCTGGAATGCCGCGAAGCGCGCACCGTAACGATCGGCCGCACCCGCGTCATTCTGGGCGAGGTGCTGGGCCTGCTGCTGCGCGCGGACGCCCTGACAGACCCGGCGAAGCTCTATGTGGATACCACAGCCCTTGATCTGGTGGGCCGGATGGGAGGGCGGGGAACATACACCCGCACGCGCGACACCTTCGTGCTGGACCGCATCCCCTATGCACAGTGGCAGCAGGCCCAGGAAAGGGAAGGTCCGCAGGACTGA
- a CDS encoding (2Fe-2S) ferredoxin domain-containing protein, which yields MPPKYFSTRGHLLVCQGPNCQARGSVLLQKALWNHLERSSLAYYKRGGSVRLTESGCLGACSFGPTLCVYRHRNGALEEGWYAAVDFPLAVQIAGALHEEAALPGEGKYGPE from the coding sequence ATGCCCCCCAAATACTTTTCCACACGCGGTCACCTCCTCGTCTGCCAGGGCCCCAACTGCCAGGCGCGCGGCTCGGTGCTGCTGCAAAAAGCCCTCTGGAACCACCTGGAGCGCTCGTCACTGGCCTATTACAAGAGGGGTGGCAGCGTCCGCCTGACCGAGAGCGGCTGCCTGGGGGCCTGTTCTTTCGGCCCCACCCTCTGCGTGTACCGTCACCGAAACGGGGCCCTGGAGGAGGGCTGGTATGCGGCGGTGGATTTTCCCCTCGCCGTCCAGATCGCCGGAGCCCTCCACGAGGAGGCCGCGTTGCCGGGCGAGGGGAAATACGGGCCGGAGTAG
- a CDS encoding ABC transporter ATP-binding protein: MNRAVGRQSPVASGGTLEALDVHVRAGDFPAVRGVSVSFKEGEFAAIVGPNGAGKSTLLRALLGLNGVDSGEVRLLDRSLRGWARPERARTVAYLAQDEALPGDARVRDVVALGRGAGEWRWGLIPMRPWTQVDEEAVADALKRTDTLRFAGRRVAELSGGERQRVSLARALAAQPRFLLLDEPTNHLDLAYGLDVIRHVRAEAARGLGVVAVLHDLNLAARANRLVLLNAGQVVAQGAPDEVLTPGNLLTAYGVRVRILWDAGRPLVVPEDEAEGPTG, translated from the coding sequence GTGAATAGGGCGGTCGGTCGCCAGTCGCCAGTCGCCAGTGGAGGCACGCTGGAGGCGCTGGACGTGCACGTTCGGGCGGGGGATTTTCCGGCGGTGCGGGGGGTGAGCGTCTCATTCAAAGAGGGTGAATTTGCCGCCATCGTCGGGCCAAACGGAGCGGGCAAGAGTACGCTGTTGCGGGCGCTGCTGGGGTTAAATGGAGTGGATTCGGGCGAGGTGCGGCTGCTGGACCGGTCACTGCGGGGCTGGGCCCGGCCCGAGCGGGCGCGGACGGTCGCCTACCTCGCGCAGGACGAGGCGCTGCCCGGTGACGCCCGGGTGCGCGACGTGGTGGCGCTGGGGCGCGGGGCCGGGGAGTGGCGCTGGGGCCTGATCCCGATGCGGCCCTGGACCCAGGTGGACGAGGAGGCGGTGGCGGACGCCCTGAAGCGCACCGACACCCTGCGCTTCGCCGGGCGGCGGGTGGCCGAACTCAGCGGCGGTGAGCGCCAGCGCGTCTCGCTGGCCCGGGCGCTGGCCGCGCAGCCGCGCTTTCTGCTGCTGGATGAGCCCACCAATCACCTCGACCTCGCCTATGGTCTGGACGTGATTCGCCACGTTCGCGCCGAGGCCGCCCGGGGGCTGGGTGTGGTGGCCGTGCTGCATGATCTGAACCTGGCTGCCCGGGCAAACCGCTTGGTGCTGCTGAACGCCGGGCAGGTGGTGGCGCAGGGTGCGCCGGACGAGGTGCTGACCCCCGGGAACCTGCTCACCGCTTACGGCGTCCGGGTCCGTATCCTGTGGGACGCCGGACGCCCCCTCGTGGTCCCTGAAGATGAGGCAGAGGGACCGACCGGCTGA
- a CDS encoding FecCD family ABC transporter permease has protein sequence MSLERVAAEAVRPARQLGRTGLLALLLAAIVVLAVALGSVNIPPGEVLGALWRGLLSLGGGRAELAGNDVIVWQIRLPRVVMGLVVGGCLGLCGGAFQGVFRNPLADPYLLGVASGAGLGATVGIVAGWPRVIIPLVSLVTALGAVAATLALAREGRRFPTTRLILSGVVVGSVLSATSTFLILRGEDRARQVLAYTLGDLGFSGWHDVGTVLPYALVGCGVLVALGRALDTLQLGDLTARSLGVPVERLRLLVVIAASVATAAAVAYVGIIGFVGLMVPHLVRRGWGAGHRVLLPVSALAGAALLVLADLVARTTILSQVGVVTTLIGGPFFLWRMRRGE, from the coding sequence ATGAGCCTGGAGCGGGTGGCAGCCGAGGCCGTCCGTCCGGCCCGGCAGTTGGGGCGCACGGGCCTGCTCGCGCTGCTGCTCGCCGCCATCGTCGTGCTGGCAGTGGCGCTGGGCAGCGTGAACATCCCGCCGGGTGAAGTGCTGGGGGCGTTGTGGCGCGGGCTGCTGTCGCTGGGAGGAGGGCGCGCGGAACTCGCGGGCAATGACGTGATCGTCTGGCAGATTCGCCTGCCCCGCGTGGTGATGGGGCTTGTGGTGGGCGGGTGCCTGGGGCTGTGTGGCGGCGCCTTTCAGGGGGTGTTTCGCAATCCACTGGCCGATCCCTACCTGCTCGGCGTGGCGAGCGGTGCAGGGCTGGGAGCCACGGTGGGCATCGTGGCGGGGTGGCCGCGCGTGATCATTCCCCTCGTCTCACTCGTCACGGCGCTGGGAGCGGTGGCGGCCACGCTGGCCCTGGCGCGCGAGGGGCGGCGCTTCCCCACCACGCGCCTGATCCTGTCGGGCGTGGTGGTGGGCAGTGTGCTGAGCGCCACGTCCACCTTCCTGATTTTGCGCGGGGAGGACCGGGCCCGGCAGGTGCTGGCCTACACGCTGGGCGACCTGGGCTTCAGCGGCTGGCACGATGTTGGCACGGTGCTGCCCTACGCGCTGGTGGGCTGTGGAGTCCTCGTGGCCCTGGGGCGCGCGCTGGACACCCTGCAACTTGGAGACCTCACCGCCCGCAGCCTCGGCGTGCCCGTCGAGAGGTTGCGCCTGCTGGTGGTGATCGCCGCGAGCGTTGCCACCGCCGCCGCCGTCGCCTATGTGGGCATCATCGGCTTCGTGGGCCTGATGGTGCCGCACCTCGTCCGGCGAGGCTGGGGCGCGGGGCACCGCGTCTTGCTGCCTGTCTCAGCGCTGGCGGGCGCAGCGCTGCTCGTGCTCGCAGATCTTGTGGCGCGCACCACCATCCTGTCGCAGGTGGGCGTGGTCACGACGCTGATCGGAGGGCCATTTTTTCTGTGGCGGATGAGGCGGGGTGAATAG
- a CDS encoding GGDEF domain-containing protein, producing MPWRDRRDVTSSPEFQFRRNSLLVILACVLIASIVTLGFSNRWLFSPSDQGALAFIVVKNAVLFTWLWFRPRALAVVGVAELLFEGVGGVARLGETLLVRGGGGAAGLDGYAFWLALNYFVAALVFRRSVALGVSLGWFALLLAVGAGFWFSAAIPAFIKEEHGNALMQMYLTHATFIAFLYLQGGLLRQYLYAIVRAERAARLAHVDGLTGLANRRQLETWLHAQHERAARTGEPWSVILFDLDHFKEVNDTHGHAVGDQVLQAVASISRQTVREEDLLGRWGGEEFLVILPNTDRTSAGAVATRLQVAVAGSRHPTAGHVTTSCGVAQARPAETVEAALERADEALYAAKRQGRARVKLAH from the coding sequence ATGCCGTGGCGAGATCGCCGGGACGTGACATCCTCGCCGGAGTTTCAGTTCCGGCGAAATTCACTGCTCGTCATCCTCGCGTGTGTGCTGATCGCGTCCATCGTCACGCTGGGCTTCAGTAACCGCTGGCTGTTTTCCCCGTCCGATCAGGGAGCGCTCGCTTTTATCGTGGTCAAGAACGCCGTGCTGTTCACCTGGCTGTGGTTCCGGCCCCGGGCGCTGGCGGTGGTGGGCGTCGCCGAACTGCTGTTCGAGGGGGTGGGCGGTGTGGCGCGGCTGGGCGAGACCCTGCTCGTTCGTGGCGGTGGCGGCGCTGCTGGGCTGGACGGATACGCGTTCTGGCTGGCGCTGAACTACTTCGTCGCGGCGCTGGTGTTTCGGCGCTCGGTGGCGCTGGGCGTTTCGCTGGGGTGGTTCGCCCTGCTGCTGGCGGTGGGGGCGGGTTTCTGGTTCTCGGCTGCGATTCCAGCCTTCATCAAGGAAGAGCATGGCAACGCCCTGATGCAGATGTACCTCACCCACGCCACCTTCATCGCGTTTCTGTACCTGCAGGGCGGTTTGCTCCGACAGTACCTGTACGCCATCGTGCGGGCCGAGCGGGCGGCGCGGCTCGCGCATGTGGACGGCCTGACTGGGCTCGCCAACCGGCGTCAGCTGGAGACCTGGCTGCACGCTCAGCACGAACGGGCCGCGCGGACGGGCGAGCCGTGGAGCGTGATTCTGTTCGATCTGGACCACTTTAAGGAGGTCAACGACACCCACGGGCACGCGGTGGGCGATCAGGTGCTGCAGGCTGTCGCCAGCATCTCGCGCCAGACGGTGCGCGAGGAAGACCTGCTGGGGCGCTGGGGCGGCGAGGAATTCCTGGTGATCTTGCCCAACACGGACCGTACCAGCGCGGGCGCGGTGGCGACGAGGTTGCAGGTGGCCGTCGCCGGGTCGCGTCACCCCACCGCCGGGCACGTCACCACCAGTTGTGGCGTGGCCCAGGCCCGGCCTGCCGAGACGGTGGAGGCCGCGCTGGAACGGGCCGACGAGGCGCTGTACGCCGCCAAACGTCAGGGCCGGGCGCGCGTGAAGTTGGCGCACTAG
- the xseB gene encoding exodeoxyribonuclease VII small subunit — translation MTYREAYARLSRIAAELEGGEADLDRVLPLLEEARAAYAACRERIEAVRAVLAGEWAEEEEADAAAPALEQAATDEGDSPF, via the coding sequence ATGACCTACCGCGAGGCCTACGCGCGCCTCTCGCGCATCGCTGCCGAGCTGGAGGGCGGCGAGGCAGACCTGGACCGCGTGCTGCCGCTGCTCGAAGAGGCCCGCGCCGCGTACGCCGCCTGTCGGGAGCGCATCGAGGCCGTGCGTGCCGTGCTGGCCGGCGAGTGGGCGGAGGAGGAAGAGGCGGACGCGGCTGCGCCTGCACTGGAGCAAGCTGCCACGGACGAGGGAGACAGTCCATTCTGA
- a CDS encoding lysophospholipid acyltransferase family protein, whose protein sequence is MSEVRSSASHAPATEGVNVPRVSLPVYRLVVFVMTLPVFLRGMRLEVHGREHVPPPGTPLVVAGNHRTSLDPFLIARALPPGRALQFMAKKELFVPVIGDIIRAGGSFPVDRQGNDLGAVRTSLRILQSGGTLGIFPEGTRGGGELQGGVALLALKGKAPVLPVGLSREGRRWIIRFGPPIPASGGIKALTATIGERIEELAGAVGNRVG, encoded by the coding sequence ATGAGTGAAGTCCGTTCTTCCGCGTCCCATGCTCCGGCCACGGAAGGGGTGAACGTGCCCCGGGTGAGTCTGCCGGTGTACCGCCTGGTGGTGTTCGTGATGACGCTGCCGGTGTTTCTGCGCGGCATGCGGTTGGAGGTGCATGGCCGCGAACATGTGCCGCCGCCCGGTACCCCCTTGGTCGTGGCGGGCAACCACCGCACCAGCCTGGACCCCTTCCTGATCGCCCGCGCCCTCCCGCCGGGCCGCGCCCTGCAGTTCATGGCCAAAAAGGAACTGTTTGTGCCGGTGATTGGCGACATCATCCGCGCCGGGGGCTCCTTTCCGGTGGACCGTCAGGGTAATGATCTGGGTGCGGTGCGGACCAGCCTGCGCATTCTGCAGTCGGGCGGCACGCTGGGCATCTTCCCGGAGGGCACGCGCGGCGGCGGTGAGCTGCAGGGCGGCGTGGCGCTGCTGGCCCTCAAGGGCAAGGCGCCAGTCCTTCCGGTGGGCCTCAGCCGTGAAGGAAGACGCTGGATCATCCGCTTCGGGCCGCCCATCCCCGCATCGGGCGGCATCAAGGCCCTGACCGCCACCATCGGTGAGCGCATCGAGGAACTGGCCGGAGCGGTGGGAAACCGGGTGGGGTAG
- a CDS encoding MBL fold metallo-hydrolase has product MSEHVSAVPADAMMGTPTVVVPALILDPAHGATLVVTGLPGMADILGRRWLSWHWPGRVGAEVPCMQGEGQKQPAPEMLAALPSERHGPLIALFSDPPRAAVTRVLQGGEVMDSAGGVLVVATPGRPVGRLSLLGEGVLIAGDALTAQEGQPGGPLERATVNLPEALRSLQKLAALPVTTVLAYHGWVVREDTPPDSSPGWQRAPWPEREGRAV; this is encoded by the coding sequence ATGAGCGAGCACGTCTCCGCCGTGCCCGCCGACGCCATGATGGGAACGCCCACCGTGGTTGTTCCGGCCCTGATTCTGGATCCGGCGCACGGGGCAACCCTGGTGGTCACCGGCCTTCCCGGCATGGCGGACATCCTCGGGCGGCGCTGGCTGAGCTGGCATTGGCCTGGCCGCGTCGGGGCGGAGGTGCCCTGCATGCAGGGGGAAGGGCAAAAGCAGCCGGCGCCCGAGATGCTCGCGGCTTTGCCGTCGGAGCGGCACGGCCCGCTCATCGCCCTCTTCTCCGACCCACCGCGCGCCGCCGTCACCCGGGTCTTGCAAGGCGGCGAGGTAATGGACTCGGCGGGCGGCGTGCTCGTGGTCGCCACGCCGGGACGCCCGGTGGGTCGCCTGAGTCTGCTGGGGGAGGGCGTATTGATCGCGGGCGACGCCCTCACTGCCCAGGAGGGACAGCCGGGCGGACCGCTGGAGCGCGCCACGGTGAACCTCCCCGAAGCCCTGCGCAGCCTACAGAAGCTGGCGGCCCTCCCTGTAACGACCGTGCTGGCCTACCACGGTTGGGTGGTGCGGGAAGACACGCCGCCGGACAGCTCGCCCGGCTGGCAGAGGGCACCCTGGCCTGAGCGGGAGGGCCGGGCGGTATAG